The Solirubrobacter pauli sequence AGCTGCACGCCCTTCTCCGCCGCGAGCCCGTCCAGCACGTGCCCGATCCGATCCTGACGCGAGTCGTCGACGTCGTAGAGCACGACCTCGTCAAGCCCCAGCCGCTCCTTGCGATCCAGCAGCGCGCCGTACACCAGCGGGACGCGGAACCCGCCCCCGCCCACGATCGTGAGCTTCACGCGACCGTCACCTCAATCCCGTTCGCGTCGACGACCGAGCGCACCGAGGCCGGCAGCGGCGCGTCCGTCACGACATGGTCCAGCGACTCCGGCCCGCACACCCGGACCATCCCGGCCATCGCGAACTTCGCGACGTCCGCGATCAGCACCACGCAGTCGGCCCCCGCGATCATCAGGCGCTTGATCGGCACCTCGACCATCGTGGTGTCCCACACGCCCATCTCGCCGTCCACCCCGCTCGTGCCCAAGAAGGCGATGTCCGACTTGAGCTGGCGGAGCGAGTCCTCCGCGAGCACGCCGACGAGCGACCGGTAGTTGCGGCGGACGATCCCGCCCGGCAGCACGAGCTCGATCCCCTCATCGGGCAGCAGCTCCTCCACCACGGCGAGGTTCGTCGTGACGACCGTGATCTGCTTGCCGTGCAGGTGGCGGGAGATCGCCGTCGTCGACGTGCCGATGTCGATCATCACCGTCTGGCCGTCCTCCACCAGCGCGGCCGCCGCGGCGCCCAGCCGGTCCTTGACCGCCGAGCGCTCCACCGCGATCTGCGAGAAGCCGGGCTCCTGCCCCGCCGTGTGCATCGCCCCGCCGTGGACCCGCTCGAGCTTGCCGTCCCGCGCCAGCCGGTGCAGGTCACGCCGCACCGTCATCTCGGACACGCCGAACGTCTCGGCCAGGTGGCCGACGTGCACGTGCCCGTCACGGACGGCGCGCAGGATCTCGACCCGGCGCTGTGCCGGCAGGAGCGTCGTCATCGGCTCGCAACACTAGTGAACAAGACCGGACGGACTTGTATCAGCTTCGAACGACGGAAGCGAGAACGTCAGAACTGCAAGCGGAGCTTGGGGCAGCTCTGGTTCGGGTCGCCCATGCCGGAGCCCGTGGAGGCGCGGAAGCACGACGCGTAGCGGAACGCGCCGTCCCAGCTCGAGGGCAGCCGGATCGTCACCTGCGACGTGTAGCGCCCGGCCTTCACGCGCTTGAGCTGCCCCGTCCGCCGCAGCGAGGCACGCGCGGAGCCACGCTTGCCGAGGTAGAACAGGGTCGGCGCGCTCAGACGCACCGGCTTGGGCACCGTGTAGCGCTGGTAGAGCCGGACGACGCCGGGCGACAGCGCGCGGAAGGAGAGCTCGAAGCCCGGCAGCGTATAGGCCTGCAGGCGCTTCGAGGTCAGCTCCTGGGCCGGCGCGATCACGCGCAGGCGGTGGTTGCGGTCCAGCTCGGCGTCCAGCTCGAAGGCGCCGTCGGCGTCGGTCGTGGCGCGTTCGATCACCCGGTAGGAGCCCTCGTACGGGTAACGCCGCCCCTCGAGGATCACCTCCTGGTTCGACAGCGGCATCGTGCCGTCGAGCAGCGTCCCGCGCACCTGATGCGCGGCGCCGTACCGCAGCGACTCGCGCGCCAGCTCGACCGTCAGCAGCGGCGCCGCCTGGGCGGTCGCGGGCAGTGCGAGGGTCCCCGCGACGAGCAATCCGAGCATCAAACGCATCCGTTTCAAGGCTAGCCAGGACTTGACAACTTCAATAAGGTCCGTCGGCAGCTCTGTTCGATGTCGTTCGAAGGGGTGCGAGTGTGAGGGCACTCCGAGGAGAGAGGGAGACGACGTGAGACGGTTTGGCGTGTTGTTGGCCATGGCGATCGGGCTCTGGGCGGCCCCGGCGGCCACCGCCGCGCCCTACACCGCGAGCTCCGCGGTGAAGATCAACGTCATGGGCGAGTGGGCCCACCCCGATGACGACACCAGCATCATCGGCCCGTGCGGCGTATGGCATGAGCGCTACGACACCCGCTGCGGGATCATCATGGTCACGCGCGGCGAGGGCGGCGGCAACGCCACCGGCACCGAGATCGGGCCGCAGCTTGGCCTCCGGCGCGAGAACGAGGACCGCGTCGCGCACTACCGCAGCGGCACGATCGACATCTTCAACATCGACTCGGTCGACTTCTTCTACAACACGAGCGCGCCGCTGACCCAGTTCTTCTGGGGCAACGAGACGCTCCGCCGGATCACGCGGATCATCCGCATGACCCAGCCCGACGTCTACATCGGGTTCACGCCCTCGCTGAACGCGGGGCACGGCAACCACCAGCAGGCCGGCCGGTACATCTGGGAGGGCGTCAAGGCCGCGGCCGATCCGACGATGTTCCCGGAGCAACTGACGGGCCCGAACGCCCTGTCCACCTGGCAGGTCAAGAAGATCTTCTCCGGCGGCTCGACCACCGGCACGGGCGGCACCACCACCGAGGCCGACTGCACGACCGGCTTCATCCCCGCCGCCACCAACGTGGACACGGTCGCGGGCGTGTGGACGGGCTACGCGTCGCCCTACAAGTGGCCGGCGGGCAACGTCCAGGGCCAGCCCGCGGGCTCGGCCAAGACGTGGGCGCAGGTCGCGGCCGAAGGCTCCCGCGCGTACCCGACGCAGAGCCGCGTGATGTTCAACACGTTGCAGGCGCCGGGCTGCTCGCGGTTCGGCATGACCGACTCCTACGTGCCGTTCGAGCCCAACGTGAGCCCCGACGGCAGCGCCAACCCGCTCGCCGGCAAGGACGACGCGATCCTCTACGGCGCGACGAAGGCGGCGCCGAACGGCCTGCCGCTCGGGACGCTCGAGTACCTGAGCTTCTCGCGCTTCTTCAACACGCCGGGCACGCCCTTCCAGGCGACGCTCAACCTGAAGGCGGGCGGTGGCGCGCTCGCGGCCGGCACCGTCGCGCTGACGCTGCCCGCCGGATGGACGGCGGACGCGACGTCCAAGCCCGTGGCCGCCATCGCCGACGGCACGAGCAACACCGTCCAGTTCACGATCACCCCGCCCAACGACGCGGCCGTGGACGCGATGTACAAGATCGCCGCGCGCTACACGGCCGGCGGCAAGACGGGCTACACCGACGACACCGTGCGCCTGGTCTCCCCCGCCGAGGGTCGCTACCAGCGCTTCGGCAAGTGGCTCGAGTACGACAACTGGCTCCAGAACACGGCGCCCGCGGCGCTGCGCGTCGGCCGGTCGGCCGCGCTCGGCACGATCGTCATGGGCGAGACGGCGAGCTTCCCGGTCAACGTCCACAACTGGTCGGACACGCCGCAGAGCGGCACCGTCAGCCTGACGCTGCCGGGCAACTTCACGGCGACGCAGACCTCGCTGCCGTACGGGCCGATCGCCCCGGGCGGCGACGCGACCGTGACGTTCAGCGTCACCAACACCGACACCACGCTCCCGGCGAACCAGGTGTCCAACATCACGGTCACCACGACCAACTCCACCCGCGGTCCGGGCGCGGAGACGGTCGGCATGTCGATCCTCCCGAAGACGACGATCAACCAGGCGCCGGCCACCCCGGCCCTGGACGGCGTCGACAGCCCGGGCGAGTACGCCGGCTCGCTGCTGGACATCGGCCGCATCTGGGAAGGCGGCACGAACTGCCCCGCGGCGGGCTTCGGCACCGACTGCGGCACCTCGGGCGAGGTCGGCGGCCCGACGTCCACGTACGCCCGCGTGGCGTATCGCGACGACGCGCTGTTCTTCTTCATCCGCGTCCGCGACGAGTTCCAGTCGTACGCGGTCAAGCCCGAGGAGTGCGTCGCGCACTGGCTCGCGGACTCGGTCGAGATCCTGATCGACCCGCGCGGGCGCGCGTCCGAGAACGCGATGGACACGGCCAACACGTTCAAGCTCGGGATCTTCCCGTTCACGAACGACCCGACCGGGTCCAACGGCAACGGCGTCAACGGGCCGTGCTGGTCGCGTGACGCCGACAACCACCAGGGCTTCTCCACCGGGCCGCTCGCGGCGACGGTCGACGACGCCCCGAACGCGCCGGGCGTGCAGGTCTACTCGTCCGCCAAGTGGGTCGGCAACAACGACACGGGCACGAGCCACGCCTACGAGGGCGGCGGCTACACGCTCGAGGTGAAGATCCCGATGAGCGTCCTGCCGGCGGCGATCGACCCGAACCGCGTGTCGCTGAACATCACGCCGTACGACAACGACAACACGGCGGCCGCGGGCACGACGACGCTGCGCCACATCGACAACAGCGCCCGCCTCGCGTGGTCGACGTTCGGCAGCGTGCAGTCGGACCCGTACCGCTGGGGCCGCGCGACGCTGCCGGGCTACACGCCGCCGGCGGACCGCCCGACCGCCTACCGGACGCCGAACGTCTCGCATCCGAACCTCGACGGCGCGGCCTCGCCGCAGACGATCGCGCAGTCGGCGCGCAACGGCGTGCCGATCTCCGGCCGTGAGCCCGCACCCGAGGCGCGGGGGCTGAAGATCAACGGGGCGACGGTCAGCGGCACCACGGTGAACCTCAACGTCACCGCGGGCGCGGCGGGCACGGCACGGCTGTACCTGTACGACGTCAACCCGATCGACGGCAACAAGAGCTACACGCGCGTGTGGAACACGAGCTGCAACCCGGCCACGAACCCCGCGCCGGACTACGGGCTCTCCGCGTGCGGTGCCGCCGACGGCACGACGCCGCCGTGGGCGCCGGACATGATGGGCGCGATCAAGGCGTCGCGGACGGTCGCGGTGACCGCCGGCACGCAGACGATCACGCTCACCGGCGCCACCGCCGCGCAGCTCTCCAGCGGCGCCTCGCTGCTCGTCTCGTTCGTGAACGCGTCCAACGAGGTGCAGGCGTTCGACGTGCCGATCAAGGCCACGTCGGGCGACGGCACCGTCGGCGGCACCGTGCCGGCCACGCTGTCGCTCGCGCTCGACGGGCCGGTGACGTTCGGCGCGTTCACGCCGGGCCTGCCGAAGACCTACCTCGCCGGCACCAAGGCGACCGTGACCTCCACGGCCGGCGACGCGCTCCTGAGCGTGTCGGACACGGGCCCGAACCCGGGCTACCTCGTCAATGGCGCGTTCAAGCTCGCCGAGCCGCTGCAGGCACGGGCGCGCAACGCGTCCAACACCGGCACGGCGTTCAACAACGTCGGCTCGTCGCTGAACCTGCTGATGTGGAACGGCCCGGTCTCCAACGACCGCGTCGACCTGGAGTTCTCGCAGCTCATCAAGGCCAACGACCCGCTCCGCACGGGCACGTACGCCAAGACGCTGACGTTCACCCTGTCGACGACTCAGCCGTAGTGATGTCTGGCCGGAAGGGCGGTCTCCACGCCGCCCTTCCGGTCCGGCGGCTGACGCCGAAAACCGCAAGACAGCGCCCAAACCGGGACTTTGTGACGAATGTCCTTAGGGGGACCCCATAGCGGTGGCTAGGATCGCTGTTCGTTCATGAGCGCCGCAACGCGAATGCGGCCGTCGCTATGGAGCACGGCCGTCGGCAAGAAGTACGCGATGGCCATCAGCGGCCTGGTCCTGATGGGCTACGTGCTGCTGCACATGGTCGGCAACCTGAAGATCTACTTCGGGGCCTCCGCACTCAACGAGTACGCCGAGTGGCTGCGCGAGATCGGCGAGCCGGCACTGCCACGCGAGTGGCTGCTGTGGGGCCTGCGGATCGTGCTGCTCGTGGCCGTCGTGGTCCATATCTACGCGGCGTACGCACTTACTCGTATGAACCAGCGCGCGCGGCCGGTGAAGTACGCCTCCAAGCGTGACTACGTCGCGGCGGACTTCGCGTCGCGGACGATGCGCTGGACCGGCATCATCGTCGTCCTCTTCGTCATCTGGCACCTGCTGGACCTGACGTGGGGCACGACCAACCCCGACTTCGTGAGCGGCGACGTCTACCACAACGTCATCGCCTCGTTCGAGCGCATCCCGGTCGCGATCGCGTACGTGATCGCCAACCTGGCGCTCGGCGTGCACCTGTACCACGGCGCCTGGAGCCTGTTCCAGAGCATGGGCTGGTACGGCACCTGGCGCCGGACGTTCTCGATCGCCTTCGCGGCCGTGGTCGTCGCCGGCAACGTCTCCTTCCCGCTCGCCGTCATGTTCGGAGTGGTCAATTGAGTCTCACGCTCGAGTCCCTGATCCCGCCCGGCAGCATCGAGCGCGCCTGGGACGATCATCGCTTCAACGTGCGGCTGGTGAACGCGTCCAACAAGCGGCGCTTCAAGATCATCGTCGTCGGCACCGGCCTGGCCGGCGGCTCGGCCGCGGCGACGCTCGCCGAGCTCGGGTACGACGTCCACGTCTACACGTTCCACGACACCCCGCGCCGCGCGCACTCGATCGCCGCCCAGGGCGGGATCAACGCGGCCAAGGACTACCGCAACGACGGCGACTCGATCTTCCGGCTGTTCTACGACACCGTGAAGGGCGG is a genomic window containing:
- a CDS encoding succinate dehydrogenase cytochrome b subunit; this translates as MSAATRMRPSLWSTAVGKKYAMAISGLVLMGYVLLHMVGNLKIYFGASALNEYAEWLREIGEPALPREWLLWGLRIVLLVAVVVHIYAAYALTRMNQRARPVKYASKRDYVAADFASRTMRWTGIIVVLFVIWHLLDLTWGTTNPDFVSGDVYHNVIASFERIPVAIAYVIANLALGVHLYHGAWSLFQSMGWYGTWRRTFSIAFAAVVVAGNVSFPLAVMFGVVN
- a CDS encoding DeoR/GlpR family DNA-binding transcription regulator — its product is MTTLLPAQRRVEILRAVRDGHVHVGHLAETFGVSEMTVRRDLHRLARDGKLERVHGGAMHTAGQEPGFSQIAVERSAVKDRLGAAAAALVEDGQTVMIDIGTSTTAISRHLHGKQITVVTTNLAVVEELLPDEGIELVLPGGIVRRNYRSLVGVLAEDSLRQLKSDIAFLGTSGVDGEMGVWDTTMVEVPIKRLMIAGADCVVLIADVAKFAMAGMVRVCGPESLDHVVTDAPLPASVRSVVDANGIEVTVA
- a CDS encoding PIG-L family deacetylase; this translates as MLLAMAIGLWAAPAATAAPYTASSAVKINVMGEWAHPDDDTSIIGPCGVWHERYDTRCGIIMVTRGEGGGNATGTEIGPQLGLRRENEDRVAHYRSGTIDIFNIDSVDFFYNTSAPLTQFFWGNETLRRITRIIRMTQPDVYIGFTPSLNAGHGNHQQAGRYIWEGVKAAADPTMFPEQLTGPNALSTWQVKKIFSGGSTTGTGGTTTEADCTTGFIPAATNVDTVAGVWTGYASPYKWPAGNVQGQPAGSAKTWAQVAAEGSRAYPTQSRVMFNTLQAPGCSRFGMTDSYVPFEPNVSPDGSANPLAGKDDAILYGATKAAPNGLPLGTLEYLSFSRFFNTPGTPFQATLNLKAGGGALAAGTVALTLPAGWTADATSKPVAAIADGTSNTVQFTITPPNDAAVDAMYKIAARYTAGGKTGYTDDTVRLVSPAEGRYQRFGKWLEYDNWLQNTAPAALRVGRSAALGTIVMGETASFPVNVHNWSDTPQSGTVSLTLPGNFTATQTSLPYGPIAPGGDATVTFSVTNTDTTLPANQVSNITVTTTNSTRGPGAETVGMSILPKTTINQAPATPALDGVDSPGEYAGSLLDIGRIWEGGTNCPAAGFGTDCGTSGEVGGPTSTYARVAYRDDALFFFIRVRDEFQSYAVKPEECVAHWLADSVEILIDPRGRASENAMDTANTFKLGIFPFTNDPTGSNGNGVNGPCWSRDADNHQGFSTGPLAATVDDAPNAPGVQVYSSAKWVGNNDTGTSHAYEGGGYTLEVKIPMSVLPAAIDPNRVSLNITPYDNDNTAAAGTTTLRHIDNSARLAWSTFGSVQSDPYRWGRATLPGYTPPADRPTAYRTPNVSHPNLDGAASPQTIAQSARNGVPISGREPAPEARGLKINGATVSGTTVNLNVTAGAAGTARLYLYDVNPIDGNKSYTRVWNTSCNPATNPAPDYGLSACGAADGTTPPWAPDMMGAIKASRTVAVTAGTQTITLTGATAAQLSSGASLLVSFVNASNEVQAFDVPIKATSGDGTVGGTVPATLSLALDGPVTFGAFTPGLPKTYLAGTKATVTSTAGDALLSVSDTGPNPGYLVNGAFKLAEPLQARARNASNTGTAFNNVGSSLNLLMWNGPVSNDRVDLEFSQLIKANDPLRTGTYAKTLTFTLSTTQP